The Populus nigra chromosome 14, ddPopNigr1.1, whole genome shotgun sequence genome has a segment encoding these proteins:
- the LOC133672740 gene encoding transcription factor HHO5-like — MELSLDLSLVCEPKTINECLKEVSMVKDGSQKLTKLYDYVERLEDERRKIDAFKRELPLCMLLLNEAIARLKEEAMQCSELNDLIPLKGNSNEDGNDKKNWMSSVQLWNTNNHLDCKKQDSKSEPKQKSEEDDDRSTCENPVQLGSHSNKGGAFVPFKALSGFEGSKRKEEKEVVSQVTGLSPMTPVPDLSSCNWTRKSNNCSNQTKILSKSQQQQQQAYRKQRRCWSPELHRRFVDALQQLGGCQVATPKQIREHMQVDGLTNDEVKSHLQKYRLHLRKVPASPAVPASQDQCKDPSTGNISQSNSPKGSLHASGSAKTTSNTGGDSMEAEDDDKSESHSWNGALHKPGEAHV; from the exons ATGGAGCTTAGCTTGGACTTGAGTTTGGTTTGTgaaccaaaaacaataaatgaatGTCTTAAAGAGGTTTCGATGGTTAAAGATGGAAGCCAAAAGTTAACAAAGCTTTACGATTATGTCGAGAGATTAGAAGATGAACGGAGAAAGATTGATGCTTTTAAACGTGAACTCCCTCTTTGCATGCTTCTCTTGAATGaag CTATTGCGAGATTAAAGGAGGAGGCAATGCAGTGCAGTGAATTGAACGATTTGATACCATTGAAAGGGAATTCCAATGAAGATGGGAATGATAAAAAGAACTGGATGAGTTCTGTTCAGCTTTGGAACACTAACAACCACTTGGATTGCAAAAAGCAAGACTCGAAATCAGAACCAAAACAG AAaagtgaagaagatgatgataggTCTACTTGTGAGAACCCAGTTCAGTTAGGTAGTCATAGCAACAAGGGAGGGGCTTTTGTGCCTTTCAAGGCTCTTTCTGGTTTTGAAGGGAgtaaaaggaaggaagaaaaggaGGTTGTTTCGCAAGTTACCGGACTTTCTCCTATGACTCCAGTTCCTGATTTGAGTTCCTGCAATTGGACGCGAAAGAGCAACAATTGTAGTAATCAAACGAAGATACTGAGTAAATCacaacagcagcaacagcagGCTTACAGGAAGCAGCGGCGGTGCTGGTCACCAGAGCTTCACCGGCGCTTTGTTGATGCCCTTCAACAACTTGGTGGTTGTCAAG TGGCCACTCCTAAACAGATCAGAGAGCATATGCAAGTGGATGGCCTCACCAATGATGAAGTTAAAAGCCACTTGCAA AAATACAGGCTTCATCTCCGTAAAGTCCCAGCATCTCCAGCAGTCCCAGCATCTCAAGATCAATGCAAGGACCCTTCAACAGGTAACATTTCACAGTCTAATTCTCCGAAAGGATCCCTCCATGCAAGTGGCTCTGCCAAGACTACCTCTAATACTGGAGGAGATAGCATGGAAGCAGAAGATGATGACAAATCAGAGAGTCATAGTTGGAATGGTGCGCTTCACAAACCAGGAGAAGCTCATGTATAG